The Clarias gariepinus isolate MV-2021 ecotype Netherlands chromosome 7, CGAR_prim_01v2, whole genome shotgun sequence genome includes a window with the following:
- the dmxl2 gene encoding dmX-like protein 2 isoform X4, giving the protein MHLHQVLTGAVNPGDCCYSVGSVSDVPFTAYGSGCDIVILASDFECVQIIPGAQHGNIQVGCVECSHQLGRIAASYGNTVCIFEPTSTNQNKRHKQLNYQWQKTGQFLLNAMTYNLAWDPQGKRILAATEWLQLWAPPAADVLLEEDEDEKSHPVLNDWKCVWQCKTASAVRVIKWSPDGEYFATVGKDDCLLKVWYSTLGWRSVMVDVCEKKSSSLHFSFIYLAHPRTVTGFSWRKTSKYMAKGSVCNVLLTSCVDGICRLWSETLLPEDSLLGGQITENSSSTSSLQHSGQKDKIQHALESIHHLKQLRRGRRRSSALVTHTELLPSQLNSHELHRHITHHGNALCHFHISASINPNTDIPAALAGSGLFSSGDSNGGFVVHWLNNKDLSFTSSMDVFMQHLRKFSEQNLEHTAEDNKQDTNAKFDFDLDEMSDKASEHEEGDQDGSTKASSPGSSSSVPPPSVLLERKMESLTLEWNRSPDMLFTIHPLDGSFLVWHIKYLDEYIPGIFRQVQVAFSSRIPVAFPTGDANSLSKNIMMYACTSPERDPEVPVLEQDRKSSSLGAVIGPAVMMVSKHVDGSLNQWAVTFAEKSAFSNVLTVSHKFRYCGHRFHLNDLACHTVLPLLLTSSHHNAVLTPPPGQDDQRCAPSRPPRPSRGLAPKEMGGNAATRTFHDPNAIYSELILWRVDHIGPLSCTGGVSEIARINSLHTAAFSNVAWLPTLIPSSVLGTYCNSASACFVASDGKNLRLYQAVVDARKLLDELSDPETSKLVGEVFNIVSQQSTARPGCIIELDVITNQCGSSTQLLHVFQEDFILGYKPHDDITDVNTADFPSADEFLPPPFSEKFFLVVIEKDENRNSVLQMWHLHLKSVHACVDDPPQAQPFQNQLMVPNMLVNFDSSPESTPGQSPLPRSSSSANLQSASRLILSSTLVYSHRLELPLGVEVIRATPSAGHLSSSSIYPVCLAPYLIVTACSDGRVRFWRCSVDSEDCPSYRWEPWCLLNEEEDNNSALTVSGRPVAVSCSYTGRLAVAFKQLVSLEPSSSSKDFSMHVSIFECESTGGSEWVLEQTIHLDDFGKPVSALDPRISVDSNLVVYSKSDLFVRKQNPNIKHFVHLDWLSKEDGSHILTVGVGSLILMYGRISGIVSEQTGGKDGVAVVTLPLGGSVKQGVRSRWVLLRSVDLVSSVDGTPSLPVSLSWVRDGILVIGMDCEMHVYAQWYQDKKPGDSEENDDTFMAKKGAIEMTDDVIRVPAVIQDGGLFEAAHSLSPTLPQYHPTQLLELMDLGKVRRAKAILSHLVKCIAGEVAVVRDAVAGEGGARRHLSRTISVTGSTGKDTIVAGRDGGRDYTEINSIPPLPLYALLSADLDTSYRNKLADDVKCPERETQKTSEDQYAELFHDTAVNTDDFASFAYSDKAEKKTRVIDLSQYGPTCFGPEHAQVLSSHLMHSSLPGLTRLEQMFLVALADTVATTSAEVGGATNKQYRGGEALDECGLRYLLAMRLHTCLLTSLPPLYRMQLLHQGVSTCHFAWAFHSEAEEEMLNMIPAMQRGDPQWSELRAVGVGWWIRNINTLRRMVEKVAKAAFQRNNDPLDAALFYLAMKKKAVLWGLFRSQHDEKMTQFFSHNFSEDRWRKAALKNAFSLLGKQRFEQSAAFFLLAGSLKDAIEVCLEKMEDIQLAMIVARLYESDFESSSTCQGVLYEKVLGCRRDGTGFSCVRMHPDPFLRSIAFWIMKDYTRSLDTLLEQTPKEDDENPEVMVKSCNPMVFSFYNYLRTHPLIVRRHFASPDGSERNSGPDQINLIERKLFFTTANAHFKVGCPVLALEVLSKIPKVTKKSSSLSNGASTANVGDAQNPARASDLDWSQPLVKSEDDELKLDWGDDDEDEDEDDEEEDKKGLMMKEELKKDVEEEEGEVEKTASEWKVDVIAEQLKFRACLKILMTELRTLATGYEVDGGKLRFQLYSWLEKEIEAMHRICNYKVDSQGSVGELEKWSGSVSVEMDEYERSGETDVYERHLQDRRRLQAKQLHSERRKAWLRKNEALLRVFLTYCSLHGAKGGGVTSVRMELLFLLQESQQETTVKQLQSPLPLATTLPLLSASIAPTKTVMANPVMHLNNHILDILYTIVQTEAPPHPDTPDDRVNSLHTLAASLSACIYQALCDSHSYSSQSEANQFTGMVYQGLLLSGRRRLRTESIEEQATPTSTPAHWPGVASLISLLASSQGEDQPRLNVMLCEAVVAVYLSLLLHGLGTHSTNELFRLAAHPLNARMWAAVFGGGAKIIIKPKRPPEIAPVAPPPTPPSEEVDRQRRRFNMRMLVPGRPVKETQVTPPPIPTERPAYKEKFIPPELSMWDYFVAKPFLPLSDSGALYDSDESGEEDEEEEDDAFLSDTQMTEHSDPNSYSWCLIRLVMVKLALHNVKNFLPITGLDFTDLPVSSPLCNSVLKSMESWEQQLQEKMDRFDGPPPNYINTFPADASLGGGPAALRLKAMLEPDNTPFNQSDHTNQDAQKDEGNVSLPFFLSLPLPLSLSLPLCFSLHRAKHRLSFPARRLWHFLVKQEVLQETLIRYIFTKKRKQSECLENHVDFHTHNCVAGSHKNNKVEADLGYPGGKAKIIHKESDIIMAFAINKAKPSEIVLASTHDVQEVDVSSLLAAQSYTWIGDDFDKESRSSEDDYRSSHTNIAQSSSAPFAPPPMPVSASMPWLGSGQTSMGASVLVKRNLNNVKRMTSHPIYQYYMTGAQDGSVRMFEWNRPQQLICFRQAGNARVTRLYFNSQGNKCGVADGEGFLSLWQVNQTSSNPKPYLSWQCHSKVCGDFSFITSSSLIATAGHSTDGRNVCLWDTLISPSNTMVHAFPCHENGATVLQYAPKQQLIISGGRKGFVCIFDLRQRQLLHTFQAHDSAIKALALDASEDFFITGSAEGNMKVWKLSGHGLMHSFSTEHAKQSIFRNIGAGVMQIETRPVNRIFTCGADGTLKMRVLPDRYHAPSSIFDIL; this is encoded by the exons atgcatctCCACCAGGTGCTGACGGGGGCGGTGAACCCGGGTGACTGCTGCTACTCGGTGGGGAGCGTCAGTGACGTCCCGTTCACG gcgTATGGTTCTGGGTGTGACATCGTGATCTTGGCCAGTGATTTCGAGTGTGTACAGATTATCCCCGGAGCTCAGCATGGGAACATCCAGGTGGGGTGTGTGGAGTGTTCACACCAACTGGGACGG ATCGCTGCATCGTACGGAAACACAGTGTGTATCTTCGAACCGACGTCCACCAACCAGAACAAGAGACACAAA CAACTGAACTACCAGTGGCAGAAAACTGGACAGTTTCTACTGAACGCCATGACGTACAACCTGGCCTGGGACccacaag gtaagcGCATCCTGGCGGCGACGGAGTGGCTGCAGCTTTGGGCTCCACCCGCCGCGGACGTGCTGCTGGAGGAAGACGAAGATGAGAAGTCACACCCCGTCCTCAACGACTGGAAGTGTGTGTGGCAGTGCAA gACTGCTTCGGCTGTGCGTGTAATTAAATGGTCTCCTGATGGGGAATACTTCGCCACTGTGGGAAAG gaCGACTGCCTGTTGAAGGTGTGGTACTCCACCCTGGGCTGGAGGTCTGTGATGGTGGACGTGTGTGAGAAGAAGTCCAGCTCTCTCCACTTCTCCTTCATCTACCTGGCTCATCCCAGAACCGTCACAGGGTTCTCCTGGAGGAAGACCAGCAAATACATGGccaa gggcTCGGTGTGTAACGTGTTGCTAACGTCGTGTGTGGACGGGATCTGTCGTCTGTGGAGTGAGACGCTGCTGCCTGAGGACAGTTTACTGGGGGGACAAATCACTGAGAACAGCAGCTCCACATCATCACTACAGCACAGCGGGCAGAAAGATAAAATACAACACGCACtggag tcGATCCACCACCTGAAGCAGCTCAGACGTGGTCGCAGGAGATCCTCAGCTCTGGTCACACACACCGAACTCCTGCCCAGCCAACTGAACTCACACGAGCTGCACCGACACATCACACACCACGGCAACGCCCTGTGTCACTTCCACATCTCCGCCAGTATCAACCccaatacag atatCCCGGCGGCTCTGGCCGGGTCCGGTCTCTTCTCCTCAGGAGACAGTAATGGAGGTTTCGTGGTTCACTGGCTGAATAATAAAGACCTGAGCTTCACCTCCTCCATGGACGTCTTCATGCAGCACCTGAGGAAGTTCTCCGAGCAGAACCTCGAGCACACCGCTGAGGACAACAAGCAGGACACCAACGCCAAGTTCGACtttg ATCTGGACGAGATGTCGGACAAGGCGTCGGAGCACGAGGAAGGCGATCAGGACGGCAGCACGAAGGCGTCGTCCCCCGGCTCCAGCTCCAGTGTCCCTCCTCCCTCCGTCCTCCTGGAGCGTAAGATGGAGTCTCTGACTCTGGAGTGGAACCGCAGCCCAGACATGCTCTTCACCATCCACCCTCTCGACGGCTCCTTCCTCGTCTGGCACATCAAGTACCTGGACGAGTACATCCCCGGAATCTTCCGCCAGGTCCAG GTGGCGTTCTCCTCGCGGATCCCCGTCGCCTTCCCCACCGGCGACGCCAACTCTCTGAGTAAGAACATCATGATGTACGCCTGCACGTCCCCCGAGCGGGACCCCGAGGTCCCCGTGCTGGAGCAGGACAGGAAGTCCTCGTCCCTGGGCGCGGTGATCGGCCCGGCCGTCATGATGGTGTCGAAGCACGTGGACGGCTCTCTGAACCAGTGGGCAGTGACCTTCGCCGAGAAATCCGCCTTCTCCAACGTTCTCACCGTCTCGCACAAGTTCCGTTACTGCGGACACCGCTTCCACCTCAACGACCTCGCCTGCCACACCGTCCTGCCCCTGCTCCTGACCTCCTCGCATCACAACGCCGTTCTGACTCCGCCCCCGGGGCAGGACGACCAGCGCTGCGCCCCATCTCGCCCCCCGCGTCCGTCCAGAGGCCTCGCTCCGAAGGAGATGGGCGGCAACGCGGCGACTCGCACCTTCCACGACCCCAACGCCATCTACAGCGAGCTGATCTTGTGGCGCGTCGACCACATCGGGCCTCTCTCCTGTACGGGGGGCGTGTCCGAAATCGCACGCATCAACTCCCTGCACACTGCCGCCTTCTCCAACGTCGCCTGGCTGCCCACGCTCATCCCCAGCTCTGTACTCG gAACGTACTGTAACTCTGCAAGCGCATGTTTTGTGGCGTCGGATGGAAAAAACCTGCGTCTCTATCAAGCTGTCGTGGACGCCCGGAAACTTCTGGACGAGCTGTCTGACCCAGAGACCtcg aaatTAGTAGGTGAGGTCTTTAACATTGTGAGTCAGCAGTCCACGGCTCGGCCCGGCTGCATCATCGAGCTAGATGTTATCACTAAccag TGTGGCTCGAGCACGCAGCTGCTCCACGTCTTTCAGGAGGATTTCATCTTAGGATACAAACCTCACGATGACATCACCGACGTAAACACTGCGGACTTCCCATCAGCTGATG AGTTTCTTCCGCCTCCGTTTTCCGAGAAGTTCTTCTTGGTCGTGATCGAGAAAGACGAGAACAGAAACTCTGTACTGCAGATGTGGCACCTTCATCTGAagtctgtgcacgcgtgtgtgg ACGACCCCCCACAGGCTCAACCCTTCCAGAACCAGCTGATGGTTCCGAACATGTTGGTTAACTTCGACTCGTCTCCCGAGTCGACTCCGGGTCAGAGCCCTCTTCCTCGCTCGTCTTCCTCGGCTAACCTGCAGTCAGCCAGCAGGCTCATCCTCAGCTCCACCCTCGTCTACAGCCACAGACTGGAGCTCCCCCTGGGGGTGGAGGTGATCCGCGCAACACCGTCCGCAG GTCACTTAAGCTCCTCCTCCATTTACCCGGTGTGTCTGGCTCCCTATCTGATCGTGACGGCGTGTTCAGACGGACGCGTTAGGTTTTGGAGATGCTCCGTCGATTCAGAAGACTGTCCCTCGTACCGCTGGGAGCCGTGGTGCCTCCTGAACGAGGAGGAGGACAACAACAGCGCCCTGACCGTTTCGGGTCGCCCCGTCGCCGTCAGCTGCTCCTACACCGGACGGCTCGCTGTCGCCTTCAAACAGTTGGTCTCCCTCGAGCCCAGCTCGAGCTCTAAAGACTTCTCCATGCACGTCTCCATCTTCGAGTGCGAATCCACAGGGGGGTCCGAGTGGGTCCTGGAGCAGACGATCCATCTGGATGACTTCGGGAAACCCGTCAGTGCTCTGGATCCCAGAATCAGCGTGGACAGCAACCTGGTGGTTTACAGCAAGTCAGATCTTTTTGTTAGAAAGCAGAACCCCAACATCAAACACTTCGTGCACCTGGATTGGCTCTCGAAAGAAGACGGATCGCACATCCTCACCGTCGGAGTCGGGTCCCTCATCCTGATGTACGGACGGATCTCCGGCATCGTGTCGGAACAAACCGGAGGAAAGGATGGCGTGGCTGTGGTCACCCTGCCTCTAGGGGGCAGCGTTAAACAAGGTGTCCGCTCCCGCTGGGTTCTGCTGCGCTCCGTCGATCTGGTTTCCTCCGTGGACGGGACGCCGTCTCTTCCCGTCTCCCTGTCCTGGGTCCGAGACGGAATCCTGGTGATCGGGATGGACTGCGAGATGCACGTCTATGCTCAGTGGTACCAGGATAAGAAGCCCGGCGACTCTGAGGAAAATGACGACACTTTCATGGCGAAAAAAGGCGCCATCGAGATGACGGACGACGTGATCAGAGTTCCCGCCGTCATACAAGACGGCGGACTTTTCGAAGCGGCGCATTCGCTGTCCCCGACGCTGCCTCAGTACCACCCCACCCAGCTGTTAGAGCTGATGGACTTGGGGAAGGTGAGACGTGCGAAGGCCATCCTGTCCCACCTGGTCAAGTGCATCGCCGGTGAGGTCGCCGTGGTCAGGGACGCCGTGGCGGGAGAGGGCGGAGCCAGACGACACCTTTCTCGTACCATCAGCGTCACGGGAAGCACCGGCAAGGACACGATCGTCGCTGGAAGAGACGGCGGCCGCGATTACACGGAGATCAACTCCATCCCCCCTCTCCCGCTGTACGCGCTGCTCTCGGCCGACCTCGACACGTCTTACAGAAACAAACTGGCCGATGACGTGAAATGTCCGGAGCGCGAGACGCAGAAGACCTCGGAGGATCAGTACGCCGAGCTCTTCCATGACACCGCGGTGAACACCGACGACTTCGCGAGCTTCGCCTATTCGGACAAGGCAGAGAAGAAGACCCGAGTGATCGACCTGTCTCAGTACGGCCCTACCTGCTTCGGACCCGAACACGCCCAGGTGCTGTCCTCTCACCTGATGCACTCCAGCCTTCCCGGACTCACACGCCTCGAGCAGATGTTCCTGGTGGCGCTCGCTGATACCGTGGCAACGACCAGCGCTGAGGTGGGCGGAGCCACTAATAAACAGTACAGAG GTGGTGAGGCTCTGGACGAGTGTGGTCTGAGGTACCTGCTGGCGATGCGTTTACACACCTGTCTGCTTACATCACTTCCTCCTCTGTACCGCATGCAGCTGCTGCACCAAG gcgtcTCGACGTGTCACTTTGCCTGGGCGTTTCACTCTGAGGCCGAGGAGGAGATGCTGAACATGATCCCGGCCATGCAGAGAGGAGACCCGCAGTGGTCCGAGCTCCGGGCCGTGGGTGTGGGCTGGTGGATCAGGAACATCAACACACTCAGACGCATGGTGGAGAag GTGGCCAAAGCAGCGTTTCAGAGGAATAACGATCCCCTGGATGCTGCACTTTTCTACCTGGCCATGAAGAAGAAAGCTGTGCTGTGGGGTCTCTTCAG gtctCAGCATGATGAGAAGATGACTCAGTTTTTCAGCCATAACTTCAGTGAGGATCGCTGGAGGAAGGCGGCGCTGAAGAACGCGTTCTCTCTGCTGGGGAAGCAGCGCTTTGAGCAATCAGCGGCCTTCTTCCTGCTCGCCGGGTCACTCAAAGACGCCATCGAa gtgtgtttgGAGAAGATGGAGGACATCCAGCTGGCGATGATCGTGGCCCGTCTGTACGAGTCCGACTTCGAGAGCTCGTCCACGTGTCAGGGCGTCCTGTACGAGAAGGTTCTGGGCTGCAGGCGGGACGGAACCGGGTTCTCCTGCGTCAGGATGCACCCGGACCCGTTCCTCAGGAGCATCGCCTTCTGGATCATGAAGGACTACACGCGCTCGCTGGACACACTGCTGGAGCAGACGCCCAAAGAGGACGACGAGAACCCGG agGTGATGGTGAAGTCGTGTAATCCGATGGTGTTCAGTTTCTATAACTACCTGCGGACGCACCCTCTGATCGTACGCAGGCACTTCGCGTCTCCCGACGGCTCCGAGCGCAACAGCGGCCCCGACCAGATCAACCTGATCGAGCGCAAGCTCTTCTTCACCACCGCCAACGCGCACTTCAAAGTGGGCTGTCCCGTCCTGGCGCTCGAGGTGCTGTCCAAAATACCCAAAGTCACCAAGAAGTCCTCGTCTCTCAGTAACGGAGCGTCCACCGCTAACGTCGGCGACGCCCAGAACCCCGCCCGCGCATCTGACCTGGACTGGAGTCAACCGCTGGTGAAGAGCGAGGACGACGAGCTAAAGCTGGACTGGGGAGACGATGATGAGGACGAGGACGAGGACGATGAAGAAGAGGATAAGAAGGGGCTGATGATGAAGGAGGAGCTAAAGAAGGacgtggaggaggaggagggggaggtggAGAAGACAGCGAGCGAGTGGAAGGTGGACGTGATCGCGGAGCAGTTGAAGTTCCGCGCGTGTCTGAAGATCCTGATGACGGAGCTGCGGACGCTCGCCACCGGGTACGAGGTGGACGGAGGGAAACTGCGCTTCCAGCTCTACAGCTGGCTGGAGAAGGAGATCGAGGCCATGCACCGCATCTGTAACTACAAG GTGGACAGTCAGGGTTCGGTGGGAGAGCTGGAGAAATGGAGCGGCAGCGTGTCGGTCGAAATGGACGAGTACGAGCGGAGCGGCGAGACGGACGTGTACGAGCGCCACCTGCAGGACAGACGCAGACTGCAGGCCAAACAGCTGCACTCAGAGAGACGTAAAGCCTGGCTGAGGAAGAACGAGGCGCTGCTCAGAGTCTTCCTCACTTACTGCAGCCTGCACGGGGCCAAAGGGGGCGGAGTCACGTCAGTACGCATGGAGCTGCTCTTCCTGCTGCAGGAGTCGCaacag GAGACGACAGTGAAGCAGTTACAGTCCCCGTTGCCGTTGGCAACAACGTTGCCGCTTCTCTCAGCTAGCATCGCTCCAACTAAAACCGTCATGGCTAATCCCGTCATGCACCTGAACAACCACATCCTGGACATCCTGTACACTATAGTACAGACTGAGGCTCCGCCCCATCCTGACACACCTGATGATCGA GTGAACTCACTGCACACTTTGGCTGcttctctgtctgcctgcattTACCAGGCACTGTGTGACAGCCACAGCTACAG CAGTCAGTCCGAGGCGAACCAGTTCACAGGGATGGTGTACCAGGGGCTGCTGCTCAGCGGGAGGCGGAGACTCAGGACAGAGAGTATAGAAgaacaggccacgcccacctccACTCCTGCACACTggccag gCGTGGCGTCTCTGATCAGTCTGTTAGCGAGCTCCCAGGGCGAGGACCAGCCGCGTCTGAACGTGATGCTGTGTGAGGCCGTGGTGGCCGTGTATCTCAGCCTGCTGCTGCACGGACTCGGCACACACTCCACCAACGAGCTGTTCCGCCTCGCCGCCCACCCGCTCAACGCACGCATGTGGGCCGCCGTCTTCGGGGGCGGAGCCAAGATCATCATCAAGCCCAAGCGACCTCCCGAGATCGCGCCAG TAGCCCCGCCCCCGACTCCTCCCTCTGAGGAAGTGGACCGTCAGCGCCGGAGGTTTAACATGCGCATGCTGGTTCCGGGTCGGCCCGTTAAAGAGACCCAGGTCACGCCCCCTCCGATCCCCACCGAGCGCCCCGCCTACAAGGAGAAGTTCATCCCCCCGGAACTCAGCATGTGGGATTACTTCGTGGCAAAA ccCTTCCTGCCTCTATCAGACAGTGGAGCTCTGTATGACTCTGATGAGAGCGGTGAGgaagatgaggaagaggaggacgaTGCTTTTCTGTCTGATACACAGATGACCGAGCACAGCGACCCGAACTCATacag ttgGTGTCTGATCCGCTTGGTGATGGTTAAACTCGCTCTACACAATGTAAAGAACTTTCTCCCAATCACAGGGCTTGACTttacag ACCTGCCTGTCTCGTCCCCACTGTGTAACTCGGTCTTGAAGTCGATGGAGAGCTGGGAGCAGCAGCTGCAGGAGAAGATGGACAGATTTGACGGTCCTCCTCCAAACTACATCAACACCTTCCCTGCGGACGCCAGTTTGGGCGGAGGTCCCGCCGCGCTGCGCCTCAAAGCCATGCTGGAGCCCGACAACACGCCCTtcaa ccaatcagatcacACCAATCAGGATGCTCAGAAGGATGAAGGGAATGTTTCTCTCcccttctttctgtctctccccctccccctgtctctctctctcccgctctgtttctctctccatAGGGCCAAGCACCGCCTCTCCTTCCCCGCCCGCCGGCTCTGGCACTTCCTGGTGAAACAGGAAGTCCTCCAGGAGACTCTGATTCGCTACATCTTCACCAAGAAAAGGAAGCAGAGTGAG TGTTTAGAGAACCATGtggactttcacacacacaactgtgtAGCAGGatcacacaaaaacaacaag gtggaggCTGATCTCGGGTACCCCGGAGGCAAAGCTAAAATTATTCACAAGGAATCGGACATCATCATGGCGTTCGCTATCAATAAG gctaaACCTAGCGAGATTGTCCTGGCCTCGACTCACGATGTTCAGGAAGTGGACGTTTCCTCTCTGCTGGCTGCGCAGTCGTACACCTGGATCGGGGACGACTTCGACAAGGAGTcacgcag TTCTGAAGACGACTATCGTTCCTCCCACACCAACATCGCACAGTCAAGCTCCGCCCCCTTCGCCCCTCCACCGATGCCTGTCTCCGCCTCCATGCCGTGGCTCGGCAGCGGACAGACTAGCATGGGCGCTAGCGTG cttGTGAAGAGGAACCTAAACAATGTGAAGAGAATGACGTCACATCCCATTTACCAGTACT atatgaCCGGAGCTCAGGATGGCAGTGTGAGGATGTTTGAATGGAATCGCCCTCAGCAGCTCATCTGCTTCCGACAGGCAGGAAACGCCCGGGTCACACGGCTCTATTTCAACTCGCAGGGCAATaag